The genomic stretch ACTCAAGGACCCGGCCGTCCTCGTCCTCGACGAGCCGGCCAACGGGCTCGACCCCGCCGGGATCAAGGAGATCCGCCAGCTCGTCCGCCGCCTGGGCGACGAGGGGCGCACCGTGTTCGTGTCCAGCCACCTGCTCACCGAGATCCAGGCGACGTGCGACCGGGTGGCCATCCTCACCAGGGGCCGGTGCGTCGCCGCCGGCCCCGTCGACGACGTCCTCTCGGCCGGGCGGACGGGGACCATGGTCGCCCGCCTCGCCGACGTGGCGGCCGGGGCCGCCGCCCTGGTCGCCGCCGGCATCGGTGCCCGGGTGGTTGGTGACGCCGTCCACGTCGACCTCCCCCCGTCGGAGGCGGCCCGGGTGAGCGAGACGCTGGCCGCCGCCCGCCTGTGGATCACCGAGCTGCGGCCCCAGGCGGTGAGCCTGGAGGACGTCTTCCTGGAGCTGACGGGCGAGCTGACGGGCGAGCCGACGGGCGGGCCGACCGGCGAGGAAACGGCGTGAGGACGCTCCTCGAGGTCGAGATGCGCCGGTGCCTGGCCCGGCGCCTCACCCGGTTGCTCATCGGCGTCGCCGTCGTCGCCAGCGCCGTGACGGGCGTCGTGACCTTCGTGAACACCGAGGAGTACTCGCCGGTGGGCTCGCCCGAGCGGGTGGCGGAACGGGCGGAGGCGATCGCCCGGTGCGAGAGGTCGTTCGGCGGCGAGCCCATCGACGGAGGTCCGGTGATCCTCGGCGAGGGTGGCCGCCGACTCTCGCCGCAGGACGTACGGGAGCTGTGCCGGGGCGCTGTGCCGACCGACCTCGAACAGAGCCTCCACCTCACCGACCTGTGGAGCGCCACCGGCGACGGCGACTCGGTGTGGGCCGTCACCTCGGTGTTCCTCGGGATCGGCGCCCTCATCGGCGCGGCGTCGATGGTGGGCGCCGAGTGGAAGGCGGGCACCTTCACCACCCTGCTGACGTGGGAGCCCCGCCGGGTACGGCTGGCGGTGGCCAAGCTGGCCGCCGTCGCCATCCTGGCCGCCGTCGTGACCATCCTGCTCCAGCTGGTGCTGGCCGCCGCCCTGTTCCCGACCATGGCGCTCAAGGGCACCACCTCGGGCGCCGACGGCGAATGGCTGCGGGCCGCCGCCGGCGGCCTCGGGCGCAGCGGCGCCCTGGCCGGGCTGGCCGCCGTCACCGGCGCCGGGGTCGCCATGGTGGGGCGGAACACGGCCGCCGCCCTGGGCGGCGCCTTCGCCTACCTCGCCGTCGGCGAGAGCATCCTGCGGGTGTGGAGGCCGGCCCAGTCGCGCTGGCTGCTGGGGGAGAACGCCACGATCTTCCTGACCGGGCGGCGCCTCCAGGGCGCCCCGTTCGAGCGCCCGGTGGCGTTGGCCACGGTCACCCTCGTGGGCTACGCCCTCGCCATCGCGGCGGCCGCCGCCGTCAGCCTGCGCAGCCGCGACGTCGCCGGCTGAGATACCCGCCCCCGCGGGAGCCGCACCGGTCAGTCCAGCTTGGGGGCCCGGCCACCCGTGGGCTTGGCGCCCTCCATCCCCTCGTCGCCCTCGCGCTTGCCGCCGCGGGCCTCGGGGTCCGCCGCTGCCGGGTCGTCGGTCATGGGCTCGTGTGTCTCGGGGTCCACCTTGGGCATGCCCGTCTCCTCTCGCTCGATCGGTTTCGTGCCCCGAGTCCTTCCCGCGGGCGGCGGCCGGCAACCGCCGCGGCTCTTCCCGGCCGGCCCGTCAGGTCACCTGGCCGGCCCCGACCGGCGTCAGCTCGACCCACGTCGTCCCCGGCGTGAGACCCACGGGTGCGCCGGCGGCGTCGGTGTAGGCGGTGACGGCCTCCGCCGTCGGCTTGGACCACCGGCCCTTGACCACCTTGCCGTCGCTGAACACCCAGGCCTCCCCCTGACCGACCAGCTCGGCCTCGTCGACCACGGCGCCGGACGCGTCCCGCTGCCCGGTGTCGCGGTAGGTGACGAACTGCACGACCAGGTTCTCGGGCGTCACCTGGGCGCCCGCCGAGTCGACGTGGGGTGTGCCGTCCTGTGACCGCTTCCACCCGCCAGCCGCCGCGTCCCAGGCGTAGTCGACCCGGGTGGTGACGTTCTTCCCGCGGTACTCGACGTGCACGCTGCCGGCGGCGTCGCCGCCCGCCGCCTGCCCGGCCGCCCGGTAGGTGAACAGGGCGGGCGGGGCCTTCGAGCCCTCGGGCGCCCGCTTCACCAGCGCCGAGGTGTTCGAGAACAGGTTGTAGGGGGCGGGGCGCCCGCTCTGGCGCCGGTAGTCGCCCGAGGCCTTGTTGAAGCCGACGTCCACCAGGGGGGCGGCGTTCACCAGCGCCTGGAAGGCGGCGTTGGTGCCGGCGTAGGCGAACAGGGGGCGGTTGAGCGGCGTGACCAGGGCCACGTCGGTGGAGCGGGCCGAGCGCACCGGGCCGACGGGGTCGGCGTCGTTGGTCTGGAAGATCGTGAACAACCGGGTGATGCCGTCCTCGACCTTCTCGACGACGACCACGTCGGCCTGGTTTATGCCCGACTGGGGCCGGCCCTTCGGCGCGTTGTCGAGCTTGACGACCAGGGCGATGCGAGCCCGGCGTCCGGCGTCGGCCTGGGGCAGGCCGGTGAGGGGCGCCACGTCGCCGGCCGGGGCGGCGACCGTCGTGCCCGGGGCGGCGGTCGTCGTGGCGGCGGCGAGATCCCCGTCGTCGTCGTCGCCGCCGCAGGCGGCGACGACCAACGAGGACGCGAGGAGGACGGAGGAGACGGATCGGCGTCGCATGGGACCATCCTCGCAGAGGCCCGCCGCGGGCTGGCCCCGGGCGCCGCCGCCCGCCTAGACATGTCGCATGCGGAAGCGCCCGGGGGCCCCCATCCGACTGCTCGCCACGACCGCCGCCGCCGTCGTCGTGATGGCGGCCGCGTGCGGGGGGGGCGGCGGCGGCGGCGAGACGGCGGACGAGACCCGCCCGGAGACGACGACCACCACCACGCCCGTCCCGGCGCCGCTCACCGGTGTGATCCTCACTGACGGCAACGTGGCGAAGCGGCCGGCCATCAACATCAAGATCGACAACGGGCCCCAGGGCCGGCCCCAGGCCGGGATCGACAAGGCGGACGTCCTCATCGAGGAGAAGGTGGAGGGCGGCATCACCCGCTTCGTCGCCGTCTTCCACTCCGAGGACGCCGACCCGGTGGGGCCGGTGCGCTCGGTCCGCTCGACCGACATCGCCCTGGTCACGGCCATCGGCGGCGTGTTCGTGTTCGCCGGCGGCATCCCCGA from Acidimicrobiales bacterium encodes the following:
- a CDS encoding ABC transporter ATP-binding protein; its protein translation is MNVIETEGLRKVYRRLRGPETVAVDRLDLAVPEGGVFGFLGPNGSGKTTTIRCLLGLVRPSAGTARLLGADVATGLPGVAGKVGSIVEAPALFPTFSGRRNLTLLGRLEGIGPKTVDDALERVGLGERGGHLVRTYSLGMRQRLGIAAALLKDPAVLVLDEPANGLDPAGIKEIRQLVRRLGDEGRTVFVSSHLLTEIQATCDRVAILTRGRCVAAGPVDDVLSAGRTGTMVARLADVAAGAAALVAAGIGARVVGDAVHVDLPPSEAARVSETLAAARLWITELRPQAVSLEDVFLELTGELTGEPTGGPTGEETA
- a CDS encoding DUF3048 domain-containing protein — its product is MRRRSVSSVLLASSLVVAACGGDDDDGDLAAATTTAAPGTTVAAPAGDVAPLTGLPQADAGRRARIALVVKLDNAPKGRPQSGINQADVVVVEKVEDGITRLFTIFQTNDADPVGPVRSARSTDVALVTPLNRPLFAYAGTNAAFQALVNAAPLVDVGFNKASGDYRRQSGRPAPYNLFSNTSALVKRAPEGSKAPPALFTYRAAGQAAGGDAAGSVHVEYRGKNVTTRVDYAWDAAAGGWKRSQDGTPHVDSAGAQVTPENLVVQFVTYRDTGQRDASGAVVDEAELVGQGEAWVFSDGKVVKGRWSKPTAEAVTAYTDAAGAPVGLTPGTTWVELTPVGAGQVT